The nucleotide window TCCGCCAAGTCGGACTTCAAGCGCCTGGATCTGGACCACGCCCAGACCTTCCGGGCCCTCTTGGCCTCGCTGGCCGCCCAGGACGCGTTGGCTGTTCCCGCGCGTTCCTACTCCGCTACGGACTGAAGGCAGGAGAGCGGCCGGGCCTTAGGCGCGGCTGGGTGCGTCTGCTTGTCTCCTAAGCCACGCGCCCGTCACCCCTGGTCTCAATCGAACTCGCGCCGAGGGGTGGCTTGGTCCGCGCCTACGCGCCCCGGAGCGATCTCGGCCGCGAAGTAGTTCTCCCCGCGGATGGGCGCTCCCGCCATGCGGCGGAGGAGTGCGATCTGCCCCACGTGGCTGAGGGCGTCGGCGATAGGCCCTTGGAAGAGCTTCTCCGGGGGCGCGCCCAGGGCCTCGGCCGAGGCCAGGCGCTCGTCGAAAGCGCGGAGGGCGGCAAAAAAACGACTAATCTCCTCGTTCCAGGGGAGCGGTTCCGAGTCCTTCCAGACCCGCTCACCCCGAGAGAGGTGGAGCGCCCAGTCCAGGAGGTCGCCGACGTGGGCCAGGATCTGTCCAGGCGTGCGAGAGCTCGAGGATGCCCGGAAGGCGGCAAAGTCCGGCGGGGCACCCCGAACCGCCTTGCCCCCCCGATAAGCCAGGGTCGCCACCGTATGACGCAGGAGAGACACCCTTTCGTCGGTCATAACCGAGGCTAGGCTACCACAGGCCCTGGGCTCTGCCCCGTCCCGGGCGCGAGGCAACCCAGTGGCGCTGCTGACGCGGCGGGGGCAGGCCTCCTGCGGTGGCCGAGGGTGCGGGGTACATGTCACACTCGGGCCCGGAGGAGCCTATACCTCCGAGAGGGCGCCGTGCCGGCGCCTCAGGAGGACCAATTCCATGTCCCGATGGAGCACGCTCGTGATGCTGGTCTTGACGCTGATGGCGCCCGTGGCCGTGTGGGCGGGCACGGCGGCCGTTTCCTGTTGCTGCTCCTGCCCCGCGTGCCCGTGCGAGGGCCAGTGAGGCCCACCGCCCACGAGAGCTGAGCCGAGCCCCGGATGGACGACGCCCAGCGCCGAGAGCTCCAGCGGGCCATGACCCAGTTGGCGGACGGCGATCGGTCGGCGTTCCATCCGGTTTTCATCCTGGCCTGGCCGGTGGTCCGGACCTTCGCCCATTCCCTGCTCCGGGATGGCGCCGATGCCGAGGACGCGGCCCAGCAGGCGCTGCTCCGCTCTTTTGAGCGGGCCAGCCAGTTCGACCAGACTCGAGATGCTCTCGCCTGGCTACTGGGAATCGCCGCCTATGAGTGCCGGACCCTCCGTCGACGCCGGGGGCGGCAGCGTGAGGAGCCGCTGAGCGCCGCCTCCGATCGCGCGGCTGGAGTCCCGTCGCCCGAAGCCCGGGTCGTGAAGGAGGATCTCCAAAAGGCGGCCCGGGAGGTGCTCGCCTCTCTCGCCCCCAGCGACATCGAAACCATCGTGGCCGCCTTGGCTGAACCGCCGAGCCGCCCGCCGGTACTCACGGCCGCGGCCTTTCGCAAACGGCTGGAGCGAGCGCGCCGGCGGCTGCGCTCAGCCTGGGGAGCCAAGCATGGAACCTGCTGAAACCCTTGCCCTGGAACGGCGGGCCCGGCGGGCGTACGAGCGAGGGCGGCTTGGCCGCGCCTTCCTGCTCACGGCCTGGCTGCTCCCGGTGCTGGCCGCCATGATCGGGAGCTGCCGGGTCCTGGCGTTGTCCGGGGTGTCCGGTTCGTTGCTGATGCTGGCCGCGGTTGGCCTTTGGTGGCGGGGACAGGCCTATGGGCGCGCCGTCGGCCCCGGTGTCGGCGCGGGGCTGGTGCCCCTGGGGGCCACGATCTCCACCGCCGCTCTGGGCCACCTGGGCCCAGCCCTGACCTGCTGGCAGGTCTGTCTGACCATCTGCGTCACCGCGGGAGCCCTGGCCGGCCTGGTCGTGGGGCACCGGGCCGCTCAGCAAGGCTCGGATCGCCGTTCCTTCCTGGTGTCGGCAGGAGTGATAGCGGTCCTGGTGGGCGCACCCGGCTGCGCCTTCGCGGGTGCGGCGGGCATCATCGGCATGTCCCTGGGGCTAGCCGCCGTGAGCACGCCGCTGGCCCTACGCTCCTCGCTCCCGGCCCGCTAGCCGGGTGGGGCCCCTCTCTCCCTCGGCTCTTGCCGACGGCGGAAGGGAGGACGAGCCGACCTCCTACCGCGCTTTTTGTCGGGGAGAAGCTTGGGTGCGAGCTCCCGGATCTGGCCGGGGGGAATGTTCACCGCGCCCGGAAGTGATCGGCCTCGTGCTGGAAGGGGGGCAGGATCTCGGCGACGAAGATTCTCGGCGCGCTCGGCTCTTCCCTTGAGCTCTTCACGACGATGGTGGCAACCATGACGGACCCTCCTCCGCTCCCCAAGGCGATCCCTCGGGACGTTGACCTTGCTCCGTGGTAGCGCCCGCTCGATCGCTTCGCGGCCGCCGGGCTCAGGCGCACGCCCCTCGCTCGGCGCCGGCGCGCCGGGCGGGTGGTATAGTTCAAACATGAGCGTTACCGCGATGGCCGTTCTGGTTCTTGCGCTCTCCCCGCCCCCCAAGACCACGCTTCCCTTCATTGAGGACGACTACGCGAGAGGGCTGGCCGAGGCGCGGACCCGGAAGCTTCCCCTGTTCATCGAGGTTTGGGCACCCTGGTGACACACCTGCCGCTCGATGAGGGCATTCGTCTTCGGAGACGAGTCCCTTAAAGAGCAGGCCGGACGGTTCGTCTGGCTCTCGATCGACACCGAGAAGGAAATCAACGCCAAGGTTCAGCAGCGGTTTCCCATCGACGCCTGGCCCACGTTCCTGGTCCTGGACCCGAAGGACGAACGGGTCGCCCTGCGTTGGGTGGGCGGTGCGACGGTCACCCAGCTGCAGAAAATCCTCGAGGACGGACGTCTCGCCGTCCTCGGCAGCGCACCGGGGGGAGGGCCGGAACCGGCCTTCGCCCGCGCCGAGCGCCTCTACGGCCAGCGCAGCTTCGGGGAGGCCGCCAAGGCCTATGAAGAAGCGCTGAAGGCTGCGCCCAAGGACTGGCCGCGCTACTCGAGGGCGGTCGAATCTCTGCTCTTCGCGCTCTCAAGCACCTACGACTGCACCACATCGCTTCAGATCGCGCGGGAGGCGCTGCCGAGGCTGCGGGGGACGGCCTCCGCCCTCAGCGTGGGGGGGAGGGGCCTGGAGTGCGCCCTGGATCTGCCCAAGGCAGAGGCCGGCCGCCCGGACAGCGTCGCCTTCTTCGAGAAGGCCGCTCGGGAGGCGATCGCGGACGTGAAGCTCCTGGCCGCGGCCGACGATCGCTCGAGCCTCTACGGGGACCTCGTCCGGGCGCGGAAAGATGCGCACGACGAGGCGGGTGCCAAGGCCACCGCGGCCGAATGGGCGGCATTCCTGGAAGGAGAAGCGGCCAAGGCGGGGACGCCCGAGGCTCGCACGGTCTTCGATGCGCACAGGTTGTCGGCTTATCTCGAGCTCGGCGAGCCGCAGCGCGCCATTCCCATGCTCGAGGCCTCGGAGCGCGATTTCCCCCAGGACTACAACCCACCCGCCCGGCTGGGCGTGGCCTTCCGGGAGCTGAAACAGTGGGATGAGGCCTTGGCGGCGACGGACCGCGCTCTCGCCAAGGCCTACGGCCCGCGGAGCATCCGGATTCTGCTCACCCGGTCCGACATCCTGCTCGCGCGCGGGGACGCGGGAGGAGCGCGGGCGACACTCACGAAAGCGCTAGGCGCCGCGCGGGCTTTGCCGCCGGGGCAACGCTCGGAGCCGCTGATCGCATCGGTCCAGAAGAAGCTCGGCGCCCTCCCGCAGCAACCCTAGCAGGCCCAGGAGCCCGGGGGAGGAGCCACCCTCCGCCACCCTAACCACTCTCTCGAAGGGTTGGTTGGTCGCAGCCGCAACCGGTCGACAGGCAGATCTTCGCCGATATCGACGTATCCGGCAGCAGCGGAAACGGCGCCGCGCACCGCTCGTCCTAGATCGCATTGCGCACCAGATCTTCGAGGTAAGGCGGGTTTTGGTTTTGCGGTCCCACAACGAGCGCGTGGGGCCTTCCGTCGGCCCCCGTCAATCTGAGGCTCCACCACCAATGCCGAAAGGGCGGCGCGTGCCCTTCCGGCCCGAGCGGGGCCGGGCCGAGACGAATCCGCCAAGGACCACCGGGTAGATCCGCTACGGCTCGGGTCAGGGCCTCTGCGAGGGCCCGCCGAAACTCGACTTCGCCCACGTGAGCATCGATGACGACAGGTTGCTTCTGCGAGCTTTCCACCAGAGTGAGCCTCCCTCCCGCCTCAGCCTCTCTCCTGGACCTCCCACAAGCAGGAAGCGTGCCGCCGTAGGCGAGGAGAATAAAGTGCTCTCTATCAGTCACCAGAGCGTTGGGCCGCTTCCCTGCCTAGGTACCGAGATTCCTCTTCTTGCCCCTTCCCGATGGGCTTGCCCATGGGTCACGGCGATCGGCGCCAAGCCGCGGTGACCGCTGGGTCTTTGGGAGGTCGGGGCTTCCAAAGGCGTTGGCCTTGCGTCCGCATGTCTCTGGGGCCAATCCGTGACGTCAGACGTGCGCGCCCAGACCTGCCCCGCAGAAGAGGTTTCTCGCACGCACGTGCTGTTTGCCGGGAGCCGAGGGCGACGGAAGCGCCGGAGCTATTGGGTCCTCCTCCCCATGATGGTGGAGATACCCGACGTCCACACGTTCCCCGGAGGACCTCCGCTGATCCGCACCTCGCCCCCGAGGCTCGAGCTGTTCACGGTGGCCTCCAGGACAAACGTTTGGTAGCCCAGGATCGCTAGCCCCGAGACAGAGTTGCCCGATACCATGACTTCCCCCGCCTTGGGGATCGGGCCCTTACGGGCGTACGTAGGAATGCCCAACCACTAGGTCCGAGAGGACACCCTCGGCTGTGTCGAAGGCCACGGGAAGGCTCTCGCGCCGAGCGCCATCGGGTGTGTCGACAATGCGGAAGACATCAAAGTGAAGGTGTGGCGTGCTGGAATAGCCCGTGTTGCCCGACTGTGCGAGTGCTGTCCCCACCCCGACCGACTCTCGCAACCTGACGCGAACCGTATGAGGCTTGGAGTGTAAGTAGTTCCCGTAAGTCCCATCGGCGTGGCGAATGATCACATAGTTGCCGCACGGTTTGAGCTTGGGGTCCACCCCGCCGGCCTCGAAGTCATCACGCAAAGCCACTACTACCCCGGACCGTGCAGCCCTAACCGTAGAGCCTTCCGGGAGACCAAAGTCGATCGCATTCTCCGTCTCGGACCCGGGCCCGTGGCTGAAGGGCCCTAGACGACCCTGGATTACGACGACCGCTTGGTCGGGATCGTACGGCAATGCATAGACATGGCTCTCGTCGTGAACTCCGCCCCGCCGGCCGGGCAGCCACCGGTACCGAGTGGAGAAGAACCATTCCCGAAGCGGGTTGCTTGGTCGTAGCCGTACGAGGTCGACCGGTGCCCCTTCACCGATGTCCGCTGTAAATGGGAGCGGCGCGGAGGAGATGGTATTTGTTAGCTTCACGAACACCGTGATGGTGCCCTCAACAACCCCGCCGGTGACCTCGGCCGCCACCACCACGGCGCGGCGCTCGTCCTTCGTGAAAACCCGAATACCGGTGTTTCCACCACAGGGTTGAGTGCCTTCGATGGCTTCGGTGAGTTGAGTTCTGAGTGTTTGACCGCGGGCAGGTGAGAGCGCAAAAGCCACAAAGAGGAGGATCATGCACGATCGCAGGCTCGTCCCACGCATCCTGTGCCCTCGGGTCGACGCGGGAACGAATGCTAGCCAAAGTGGAGGCAAAGTCAACGAGGACGATGCAGCCTCGACGGTATGGGCGAGGGTTAGGCATGATCGCCACAGGGAGGCGGACATGCGCCAATTCCTCGGGGCCTCCCCCTGCCTTTCAGGTTAGGCGAGAACGGACGGTAACGTAGTGAGAGAGACGGATGAAGCTGGAGGCGGCGTCCGGATTTGAACCGAAGAATAGAGGTTTTGCAGGTCAGGATGAGGGACCAGACCAAGACGCGCCCGCAGGCA belongs to Vicinamibacteria bacterium and includes:
- a CDS encoding sigma factor, whose translation is MDDAQRRELQRAMTQLADGDRSAFHPVFILAWPVVRTFAHSLLRDGADAEDAAQQALLRSFERASQFDQTRDALAWLLGIAAYECRTLRRRRGRQREEPLSAASDRAAGVPSPEARVVKEDLQKAAREVLASLAPSDIETIVAALAEPPSRPPVLTAAAFRKRLERARRRLRSAWGAKHGTC
- a CDS encoding M23 family metallopeptidase, encoding MILLFVAFALSPARGQTLRTQLTEAIEGTQPCGGNTGIRVFTKDERRAVVVAAEVTGGVVEGTITVFVKLTNTISSAPLPFTADIGEGAPVDLVRLRPSNPLREWFFSTRYRWLPGRRGGVHDESHVYALPYDPDQAVVVIQGRLGPFSHGPGSETENAIDFGLPEGSTVRAARSGVVVALRDDFEAGGVDPKLKPCGNYVIIRHADGTYGNYLHSKPHTVRVRLRESVGVGTALAQSGNTGYSSTPHLHFDVFRIVDTPDGARRESLPVAFDTAEGVLSDLVVGHSYVRP